In Deltaproteobacteria bacterium, the sequence CCTAGTCAGATCAGCAGGTATCTACAAGCTTGCCCTGGAGACCCAATGGAAAAAGAGATAAGGGGAATTATCATTGGGGCCTTTGTCTCCGGGGCCATCCACTTCGCCATCTTCTCCTTGCCAATCTGCCTGGCCCCAGCCATCCAAGTAAAGGAGATGCCTGGATCCATGGAGGTATCGCTGGTGGTCCAGCAACAGGCAAGATGGACAAAGACACCTCCTGAGGCGATAAAAGGAAAGATGGCAACGAGACCTGCCCGACAAAAGATCAAGGCCCCTGGGTTGAGGGGAGAAGCCTTTGTAAGACAGACCCTCCCTATGGCTGATGCCCGCTTCAGGGCCCCATATATTAAGGAAATAGGCGACTCAGTGGGGGAGAAGTCGGATCACAGAGGGGATTCTTCCTTGGCCATCCCCAGGTATGAGGGGAATCCAAAACCTCCTTACCCCGAGGTCGCCAGAAAAAGAGGATATGAGGGGACAGTGAGGCTCGAGGTGGAGGTGCTGGCCAGTGGGAGGGTGGGAAGGATAAGGGTGAAGGAATCAGCGGGTTATGAGGTATTGGACCGCAGCGCCCTGGACACTGTAAAGGGGTGGAGCTTCATCCCCGCTAAATTGGGCGGTGTTCCCGTGAAATCAACGGTGATCGTCCCCATCACCTTTCAATTAAAGGATTAATCAAGATCCCCCAACAAGACTGAAGGCAAGGTCTGAAACCATGATCCATGGTGGTGATTGGGTGAACGCAA encodes:
- a CDS encoding energy transducer TonB yields the protein MEKEIRGIIIGAFVSGAIHFAIFSLPICLAPAIQVKEMPGSMEVSLVVQQQARWTKTPPEAIKGKMATRPARQKIKAPGLRGEAFVRQTLPMADARFRAPYIKEIGDSVGEKSDHRGDSSLAIPRYEGNPKPPYPEVARKRGYEGTVRLEVEVLASGRVGRIRVKESAGYEVLDRSALDTVKGWSFIPAKLGGVPVKSTVIVPITFQLKD